The Streptomyces sp. NBC_00162 sequence CCTCGGCCCGGTCGGCGACGCGCACCCAGTCGTTGTACGGGTTCAGCCCCTTGATCTCGCTCCCGTCCGCCCGGTGGACCAGTCCCTCGCACTGGAAACCGGGCATCATCCGGTCGAAGCCCAGGTCGAGGACTGCCTCGACCGTACGGCCTGCCCACTCGGCCGGGACGGTGCCGGTGACCTTGAACCAGGTGGTGCCCCAGGCCGGGCCCCACGACGCGCCGGTCGCGCAGGGCTCGTACGTCGCCGCCAGGCCCTGGGCGACGGGGACGGGCTCGCCCGGGGCCTCCCAGCGCGCGACGGTCAGCGGGACCGGGCGGGAGTGGACGGCGGGCTTGATGCGCTCCTTGAGGACCCGGCGGAGGCGGTGTTCGGTGATGCTGCGGTCGTCGTGCATGACGGCTGCTCCAGGAGGGAGAGGGGTCGGAGACGAGAAGGACGGGCGGGCGCAGGGGCGGGCGGGCGCGGGGGCGGATCAGGTCTTGACGGCTCCCTCTCCGACGCCCTTGAAGAAGAAACGCTGGAGGGCGAAGAAGAGGAGCATCATCGGGAGGAGCGCGGCCATCGCGCCGGCGGCGATGAGCCGCTGGTCGTTGACGGTCGTGGCGCCGGCCAGGGTCTTCAGCCCGAGCTGGAGGGTGTAGTGGTCGCTGTTGGTGAGGACCAGCAGGGGCCAGAGGAAGTCGTCCCAGGCGCCCATGAAACTGGTGATGCAGACGACGGCCAGGGCCCCCTTGGCGGAGGGGAGGAACACCCGGGTGAAGCGGGTCCATTCGCCCGCGCCGTCCAGGACCGCGGCTTCCTCCACCTCCTTGGGTACGGACAGGAAGGCCGCCCGCATGATCATGATGTTGAGGACGGAGACGGCGCCGGGCAGCCAGACGCCGATGAGGGTGTCCACCAGGCCCATCTCGCGGACCGTGAGGAACATCGAGATCATCACGGACTCGAAGGGGAACATCAGGGTCGCCACCAGCACCGTGAAGACGGCCTTGCGGCCCTTCCAGCCGGGCCGGGAGAGGGCGTAGCCGCCCATCGCCGCGAAGAGCAGGTTCGAGGTGATGGCGAGGACCGCCACGACGAGGGTGTTGCCCACGTACTGGAGCAGCGGGAACGATTCGGCGACCCGGACGTAGTTGTCGAGGGTCGGCTGCGAGGGCAGTACGCCGTCGTACACGTTCTCCGTGCGGCCGCGGATCGAGGTCAGGAACT is a genomic window containing:
- a CDS encoding carbohydrate ABC transporter permease, which gives rise to MRRHWTGLAGRYVTLVLMLVIMLGPIVWQFLTSIRGRTENVYDGVLPSQPTLDNYVRVAESFPLLQYVGNTLVVAVLAITSNLLFAAMGGYALSRPGWKGRKAVFTVLVATLMFPFESVMISMFLTVREMGLVDTLIGVWLPGAVSVLNIMIMRAAFLSVPKEVEEAAVLDGAGEWTRFTRVFLPSAKGALAVVCITSFMGAWDDFLWPLLVLTNSDHYTLQLGLKTLAGATTVNDQRLIAAGAMAALLPMMLLFFALQRFFFKGVGEGAVKT